The following proteins come from a genomic window of Pseudomonas sp. J452:
- the guaB gene encoding IMP dehydrogenase — protein MLRISQEALTFDDVLLIPGYSEVLPKDVSLKTRLTRGIELNIPLLSAAMDTVTEARLAIAMAQEGGIGIIHKNMTVEQQAAEVRKVKKFEAGVVKDPITIEADATVRDLFELTRQHNISGVPVLSNGDLVGIVTSRDVRFENRLDVSVREVMTPKERLVTVKEGATKEVVRDLLHKHRIEKVLIVDDAFTLKGMMTVKDIEKAKAYPLASKDDQARLRVGAAVGTGADTADRVAALVAAGVDVIIVDTAHGHSKGVIDRVRWVKQNFPEVQVIGGNIATGDAAKALVEAGADGVKVGIGPGSICTTRIVAGVGVPQISAVANVAAALAGTGVPLIADGGIRFSGDLSKAIVAGASAVMIGSMLAGTEEAPGEVELFQGRSYKAYRGMGSLGAMAQAQGSSDRYFQDSSAGAEKLVPEGIEGRVPYKGAMSAIVHQLMGGLRASMGYTGCATVEEMRTKPEFVRITGAGMAESHVHDVQITKEAPNYRVG, from the coding sequence ATGCTGCGTATCAGTCAAGAAGCCCTGACCTTCGACGACGTTCTTCTTATTCCAGGTTATTCCGAAGTTCTGCCCAAGGATGTGAGTCTCAAGACCCGCCTGACCCGTGGCATCGAGCTGAATATCCCGCTGTTGTCAGCAGCCATGGACACCGTCACCGAAGCGCGCCTGGCTATCGCCATGGCTCAGGAAGGCGGCATCGGCATCATCCACAAGAACATGACCGTCGAGCAGCAGGCTGCCGAAGTGCGCAAGGTCAAGAAGTTCGAGGCCGGTGTGGTCAAGGACCCGATCACCATCGAAGCCGACGCCACTGTGCGTGATCTGTTCGAGCTGACCCGCCAGCACAACATCTCCGGCGTGCCGGTGCTGAGCAATGGCGACCTGGTCGGTATCGTCACCTCCCGTGACGTGCGCTTCGAGAACCGCCTGGACGTCAGCGTGCGTGAAGTGATGACGCCGAAAGAGCGTCTGGTCACGGTCAAGGAAGGCGCCACCAAGGAAGTCGTGCGCGACCTGCTGCACAAGCACCGTATCGAAAAAGTCCTGATCGTCGATGACGCCTTCACCCTGAAGGGCATGATGACCGTCAAGGACATCGAAAAAGCCAAGGCCTACCCGCTGGCCAGCAAGGACGATCAGGCCCGCCTGCGCGTCGGCGCTGCCGTCGGCACCGGCGCCGATACTGCCGACCGGGTTGCTGCACTGGTTGCCGCTGGCGTCGACGTGATCATCGTTGATACCGCCCACGGCCACTCCAAGGGCGTGATCGACCGCGTGCGCTGGGTCAAGCAGAACTTCCCGGAAGTCCAGGTGATCGGTGGCAACATCGCCACCGGTGACGCCGCCAAGGCGCTGGTCGAAGCCGGTGCCGATGGCGTCAAGGTCGGTATCGGTCCGGGCTCGATCTGCACCACGCGCATCGTCGCCGGTGTCGGCGTGCCGCAAATCTCCGCCGTGGCCAACGTCGCCGCTGCATTGGCTGGCACCGGTGTGCCGTTGATCGCCGACGGTGGCATCCGTTTCTCCGGTGACCTGTCCAAGGCCATCGTTGCTGGCGCCTCCGCCGTGATGATCGGCTCGATGCTGGCCGGTACCGAAGAAGCTCCGGGCGAAGTCGAGCTGTTCCAGGGTCGTTCCTACAAGGCCTACCGCGGCATGGGCTCGCTGGGCGCCATGGCGCAGGCGCAGGGCTCGTCCGACCGCTACTTCCAGGACTCCTCGGCCGGTGCCGAGAAGCTGGTGCCGGAAGGTATCGAAGGTCGCGTGCCGTACAAGGGCGCGATGAGCGCCATCGTCCACCAGCTGATGGGCGGCCTGCGTGCCTCCATGGGCTACACCGGCTGCGCCACCGTCGAGGAAATGCGCACCAAGCCGGAGTTCGTGCGCATCACCGGCGCCGGCATGGCCGAGTCGCACGTGCATGATGTGCAGATCACCAAAGAAGCACCCAACTATCGCGTTGGGTAA
- a CDS encoding sugar ABC transporter ATPase: MSENQAIIVPRISSFPGHEGRARVILRWLAQLNVIEEQPSTCGRSFNRMAYAIAPGARRVVEQPQLLPFGQPINGLEVVSKRCIYTPTEDFAEEAGCPECRQEIGEALFDSLEEWMPGHTDNFRCPQCGHEDDINGFLFLQPCAFSNLGFIFNNWGPATFKEGFLEEFAERLGYPVALVRVVL, translated from the coding sequence ATGAGCGAGAACCAGGCGATTATCGTGCCGCGCATTTCCAGCTTTCCCGGTCATGAGGGGCGGGCGCGGGTGATCCTGCGCTGGCTGGCGCAGCTGAATGTCATCGAGGAGCAGCCGAGCACCTGCGGGCGCAGTTTCAATCGCATGGCCTATGCCATCGCCCCCGGCGCGCGACGGGTGGTCGAGCAGCCGCAGCTGCTGCCTTTCGGCCAACCGATCAACGGCCTGGAGGTGGTGAGCAAGCGCTGCATCTATACCCCGACCGAGGATTTCGCCGAGGAAGCGGGTTGCCCCGAGTGTCGTCAGGAGATAGGCGAGGCGCTGTTCGACAGCCTGGAAGAGTGGATGCCCGGGCACACCGACAACTTCCGTTGTCCACAATGCGGCCATGAGGACGACATCAACGGCTTCCTGTTCCTGCAGCCCTGCGCCTTCTCCAACCTGGGTTTCATCTTCAATAACTGGGGCCCGGCAACTTTCAAGGAGGGCTTTCTCGAGGAGTTTGCCGAGCGCCTGGGTTATCCCGTGGCGCTGGTGCGGGTTGTGCTTTGA
- the xseA gene encoding exodeoxyribonuclease VII large subunit, giving the protein MINDPFQRLGLDRDVLSVSQLNNRARLLLEDVFAQIWVEGEISNLAKPASGHLYFTLKDSQAQVRCALFRQNASRVRQALRDGLAVKVRGKVSLFEGRGDYQLILDSVEPAGDGALRLAFEALKEKLAGEGLFSTENKIALPAHPQRIGIISSPTGAVIRDIISVFRRRAPQVALTLIPTAVQGREATAQIVRALQLADTQGFDALILARGGGSLEDLWCFNEEAVARAVAACKTPIVSAVGHETDVSISDFVADVRAPTPSAAAELLAPDSSDLRHRLDNLKRRLLLRMQGRLAHERLRLDGMARRLRHPGERLRQQAQRLDDLDMRLRRAFAQQLHSRGERLARLDTRLAAQHPGRSLALLRQRLDSLAERLPRAALGQLRERRQKLASLMQNLHIVSPLATLGRGYSILLDERGQAIRSAAQTRPGQRLKARLGEGELVVRVEDNHLTPVTLSLLD; this is encoded by the coding sequence ATGATCAACGACCCGTTCCAACGCCTCGGCCTCGACCGCGATGTGCTTAGCGTCAGCCAGCTCAACAACCGCGCGCGGCTGTTGCTGGAGGACGTGTTCGCCCAGATCTGGGTCGAAGGCGAAATCTCCAACCTGGCCAAGCCGGCGTCCGGGCATCTCTATTTCACCCTTAAAGATAGCCAGGCTCAGGTGCGCTGCGCGCTGTTCCGGCAGAACGCCAGCCGCGTGCGCCAGGCCCTGCGCGACGGCCTGGCGGTCAAGGTACGCGGCAAGGTCTCGCTGTTCGAGGGCCGCGGCGACTACCAGCTGATCCTCGATAGCGTCGAGCCGGCCGGCGACGGCGCCCTGCGCCTGGCCTTCGAGGCGCTGAAGGAAAAACTCGCCGGCGAAGGCCTGTTCAGCACCGAGAACAAGATCGCTCTGCCCGCCCACCCGCAACGCATCGGCATCATCAGTTCGCCGACCGGCGCAGTGATCCGCGACATCATCAGCGTGTTCCGCCGCCGTGCGCCGCAGGTGGCGCTGACCCTGATTCCCACTGCCGTACAGGGCCGCGAAGCCACCGCGCAAATCGTCCGCGCCCTGCAGCTGGCCGACACCCAGGGTTTCGACGCGCTGATCCTGGCCCGTGGCGGCGGCTCGCTGGAAGACCTCTGGTGCTTTAACGAGGAAGCCGTGGCGCGCGCCGTGGCCGCCTGCAAGACGCCTATCGTCAGCGCCGTCGGCCACGAGACCGATGTATCGATCAGCGACTTCGTTGCCGACGTACGCGCGCCAACGCCCTCCGCCGCCGCCGAACTGCTAGCCCCGGACAGCAGCGACTTGCGCCACCGCCTGGACAACCTCAAGCGCCGCCTGCTGCTGCGCATGCAGGGCCGCCTTGCCCACGAACGCCTGCGCCTGGACGGCATGGCCCGGCGTCTGCGCCACCCCGGCGAACGTCTGCGCCAACAGGCTCAGCGCCTCGACGACCTGGACATGCGCCTGCGCCGCGCCTTTGCCCAGCAACTGCACAGCCGCGGCGAACGCCTGGCGCGCCTGGACACACGTCTGGCCGCCCAGCATCCAGGGCGCAGCCTGGCCCTACTGCGCCAGCGCCTGGACAGCCTGGCCGAACGCCTGCCACGCGCCGCACTCGGCCAACTGCGCGAGCGCCGGCAAAAACTCGCCAGCCTGATGCAGAACCTGCACATCGTCAGCCCGCTGGCGACCCTCGGCCGCGGCTACAGCATCCTCCTCGACGAACGCGGCCAGGCCATCCGTAGTGCTGCGCAGACCCGACCCGGCCAGCGCCTCAAGGCCAGGCTCGGTGAAGGCGAGTTGGTGGTACGGGTGGAAGACAACCACCTGACGCCGGTGACCCTATCGCTGCTCGACTAA
- a CDS encoding peptidoglycan DD-metalloendopeptidase family protein gives MRLLTFLLLCLALPVHAEGFISRLLHKPVPGGVAVLQLGSSASAPQVRFQGKPVLTVKEDGQQWIAIIGLPLTSQPGPAQALVDGLAIEFQIGSKHYREQRITLKNPEQVNPNPTNLKRIERELAEQTSAYQQFSPRQPSNLLFDKPVAGPLSSPFGLRRFFNGEERNPHSGLDFAAKAGTPIKAPAAGKVILIGDYFFNGKTVFIDHGQGLISMFCHLSAVDVQLGQELARGGLLGKVGSTGRATGPHLHWNVSLNDARVDPAIFIGAFKP, from the coding sequence ATGCGCCTGCTTACCTTCCTGCTGCTCTGCCTCGCCCTGCCCGTCCACGCCGAAGGCTTCATCAGCCGCCTGTTGCACAAGCCAGTACCGGGCGGTGTCGCCGTACTCCAGCTCGGCAGCAGCGCCAGTGCGCCGCAAGTGCGCTTCCAGGGCAAACCGGTGCTGACGGTCAAGGAAGACGGCCAGCAGTGGATCGCCATCATCGGCCTGCCACTGACCAGCCAGCCCGGCCCGGCGCAAGCGCTGGTCGACGGTCTGGCGATCGAGTTCCAGATCGGCAGCAAGCACTACCGCGAGCAGCGCATCACCCTGAAGAACCCGGAGCAGGTCAACCCCAACCCGACCAACCTCAAGCGCATCGAGCGCGAGCTGGCCGAGCAGACCAGCGCTTACCAGCAATTCAGCCCACGCCAGCCGAGCAACCTGCTGTTCGACAAGCCAGTCGCCGGCCCGCTTTCCAGCCCCTTTGGCCTGCGCCGCTTCTTCAATGGCGAGGAACGCAACCCGCACTCCGGCCTGGACTTCGCCGCCAAGGCCGGTACACCGATCAAGGCGCCGGCGGCCGGCAAGGTGATCCTGATCGGCGACTACTTCTTCAACGGCAAGACTGTGTTCATCGACCACGGCCAGGGCCTGATCAGCATGTTCTGTCACTTGTCAGCGGTAGATGTACAACTCGGCCAGGAGCTGGCGCGCGGCGGCCTGCTTGGCAAAGTCGGCAGCACCGGCCGCGCCACCGGCCCGCACTTGCACTGGAACGTCAGCCTCAACGATGCGCGGGTCGACCCGGCGATTTTCATCGGCGCGTTCAAACCCTGA
- the leuA gene encoding 2-isopropylmalate synthase, which produces MTMLKDPSKKYRPFTPINIPDRTWPDQIIDQAPIWLSTDLRDGNQSLIEPMDAEKKMRFFKTLLKVGIKEIEVGFPSASQTDFDFVRELIEGGHIPDDVTIQVLTQAREDLITRTFESLKGAKKAIVHYYNATAPSFRRIVFNQDKAGVVEIAVEAAKIVKRLAAAQPETQWGFEYSPEVFSSTEIDFAVEVCNAVIGVFQPTPANKLILNLPATIEGATPNNYADQIEWFGRHVDRRDSVLLSLHTHNDRGTGVAATELGLMAGADRVEGCLFGNGERTGNVCLVTVALNLYTQGVDPQLDFSDIDTVRKVVEECNQLPVHPRHPYVGDLVHTAFSGSHQDAIRKGFAQQDPDGIWEVPYLPIDPADIGRDYEAVIRVNSQSGKGGITFLLEQEYGISLPRRMQIEFSQVVQKETDRLGLEMTAAQIYGLLENEYLKANSPYVLKSHRLQEENGICNVDIDVTVGGELRRKHGTGKGPLEALVAALPLSVEIMDYHEHAISSGTNAQAAAYIEVRVNGGRPLHGIGIDENLTTATFRALFSALNRAMSQAEVQAA; this is translated from the coding sequence ATGACCATGCTCAAAGACCCATCGAAGAAGTATCGCCCCTTCACTCCGATCAACATTCCGGACCGCACCTGGCCGGATCAGATCATCGACCAGGCACCGATCTGGCTGTCCACCGACCTGCGTGACGGCAACCAGTCGCTGATCGAGCCGATGGATGCCGAGAAGAAGATGCGCTTCTTCAAGACCCTGCTGAAGGTCGGCATCAAGGAAATCGAAGTGGGCTTCCCGTCCGCCTCGCAGACCGACTTCGACTTCGTCCGCGAGCTGATCGAAGGCGGCCACATCCCTGATGACGTGACCATCCAGGTGCTGACCCAGGCCCGTGAAGACCTGATCACCCGCACCTTCGAGTCGCTCAAGGGCGCCAAGAAAGCCATCGTCCACTACTACAACGCCACCGCGCCGAGCTTCCGCCGCATCGTCTTCAACCAGGACAAGGCCGGCGTGGTCGAGATTGCCGTGGAAGCGGCGAAGATCGTCAAGCGCCTGGCCGCCGCCCAGCCGGAAACCCAGTGGGGCTTCGAGTACTCGCCGGAAGTGTTCAGCTCCACCGAGATCGATTTCGCCGTTGAGGTGTGCAACGCGGTGATCGGCGTATTCCAGCCGACCCCGGCGAACAAGCTGATCCTCAACCTGCCGGCCACCATCGAGGGCGCCACGCCGAACAACTACGCCGACCAGATCGAGTGGTTCGGCCGCCATGTCGACCGTCGCGATAGCGTGCTGCTCAGCCTGCACACCCACAACGACCGCGGCACCGGCGTGGCCGCCACCGAGCTGGGCCTGATGGCTGGCGCCGACCGCGTGGAAGGCTGCCTGTTTGGCAACGGCGAGCGTACCGGCAACGTCTGCCTGGTGACCGTGGCGCTCAACCTCTACACCCAGGGCGTCGACCCGCAGCTGGATTTCTCCGACATCGACACCGTGCGCAAGGTGGTCGAGGAGTGCAACCAGCTGCCGGTACACCCGCGTCACCCCTACGTCGGCGACCTGGTACACACCGCGTTCTCCGGCTCGCACCAGGATGCGATCCGCAAGGGCTTCGCCCAGCAGGACCCGGACGGTATCTGGGAAGTGCCGTACCTGCCGATCGATCCGGCCGACATCGGCCGCGACTACGAGGCGGTCATTCGCGTCAACAGCCAGTCCGGCAAGGGTGGCATCACCTTCCTCCTCGAGCAGGAATACGGCATCAGCCTGCCGCGCCGCATGCAGATCGAGTTCAGCCAGGTGGTGCAGAAGGAAACCGATCGCCTCGGCCTGGAAATGACCGCCGCGCAGATCTACGGCCTGCTGGAAAACGAGTACCTCAAGGCCAACAGCCCCTACGTGCTGAAGAGCCATCGCCTGCAGGAAGAGAACGGCATCTGCAACGTCGACATCGACGTTACCGTAGGCGGCGAGCTGCGCCGCAAGCACGGCACCGGCAAAGGCCCGCTGGAGGCGCTGGTCGCCGCCCTGCCGCTGAGCGTGGAGATCATGGATTACCATGAGCACGCCATCAGCTCTGGCACCAATGCCCAGGCCGCGGCGTATATCGAGGTCCGCGTCAACGGCGGGCGTCCACTGCACGGCATCGGCATCGACGAGAACCTGACCACGGCGACCTTCCGTGCCCTGTTCAGCGCGCTCAACCGCGCCATGAGCCAGGCCGAAGTGCAAGCTGCCTGA
- a CDS encoding ABC transporter substrate-binding protein has translation MRKSGLLPRCLLLGLLLAGTSLSNAADVVMAFGEKIPPFCFPESDSGIELEIIGEALAFKGHQLKPRYYPLARVPLTFRQGEVDAAMTDLGQDLSEIGAHYGNPAVIYQNVFVTLKGRKLSIKQPEDLKGLSVVAFQGAAKRYPEWLAASEQAGLYFEQNNQELQVLGLNKARYDVVLSDRSIFRYFELLLERTTLFKAKSVQMHEFTEIDPDDYRPVFRDPQIRDDFNAGLENLKATGRYQEIYDHYLQQ, from the coding sequence ATGCGCAAATCTGGATTGCTACCCCGCTGCCTGTTGCTCGGCCTGCTGCTGGCTGGCACCAGCCTGAGCAACGCCGCCGACGTAGTGATGGCCTTCGGCGAGAAGATTCCGCCGTTCTGCTTCCCCGAAAGCGACAGCGGCATCGAACTGGAAATCATCGGCGAAGCCCTGGCCTTCAAGGGCCATCAGCTCAAACCGCGCTACTACCCACTGGCCCGCGTACCGCTGACCTTTCGCCAGGGCGAAGTGGATGCGGCGATGACCGACCTGGGCCAGGATCTCAGCGAAATCGGCGCCCACTACGGTAATCCGGCGGTCATCTACCAGAACGTATTCGTCACCCTCAAAGGCCGCAAGCTCAGCATCAAGCAACCGGAAGACCTCAAGGGCCTGAGCGTGGTGGCATTCCAGGGTGCGGCCAAACGCTACCCGGAATGGCTGGCCGCCAGCGAACAGGCCGGCCTGTACTTCGAGCAGAACAATCAGGAGCTGCAGGTGCTCGGTCTGAACAAGGCCCGCTACGACGTGGTACTCAGCGACCGCAGCATCTTCCGTTATTTTGAGCTGCTGCTGGAGCGCACCACCCTGTTCAAGGCCAAGTCGGTGCAGATGCACGAGTTCACCGAAATCGATCCCGATGACTACCGCCCGGTGTTCCGCGACCCGCAGATCCGTGACGACTTCAATGCCGGTCTGGAAAACCTCAAGGCCACGGGCCGCTACCAGGAAATCTACGACCACTACCTGCAGCAGTAA
- a CDS encoding amidohydrolase, with product MSHKPDLELALIQSELAWQDPAANRAHFADLLAEARAADLVILPEMFSTGFSMHSSALAEPEDGPTTAWLLEQAERIGSVICGSLIIQAADGSYRNRLLWARPDGTLAHYDKRHLFRMAGEHKHYAAGEQQVLLELNGWRVRPLICYDLRFPVWSRDAGGTDLLLYTANWPAARRQHWNRLLPARAIENLCYVAAVNRIGSDGNGHPYSGDSQVLDFQGEALLAPGETAGVFRVRLSAANLATYRERFPAHLDADAFNLGEP from the coding sequence ATGAGCCATAAACCCGATCTCGAACTGGCCCTGATTCAGAGCGAACTGGCCTGGCAAGACCCGGCGGCCAACCGCGCGCACTTTGCCGATCTGCTGGCCGAGGCGCGTGCTGCCGATCTGGTTATCCTGCCGGAAATGTTCAGCACCGGTTTCTCCATGCACTCCTCGGCCCTGGCCGAACCGGAGGATGGGCCGACTACCGCCTGGCTGCTGGAGCAGGCCGAGCGTATCGGCTCGGTGATCTGCGGCAGCCTGATCATCCAGGCCGCCGATGGCAGCTACCGCAATCGCCTGCTGTGGGCGCGCCCGGATGGCACGCTGGCGCATTACGACAAGCGCCACCTGTTCCGCATGGCGGGCGAGCATAAGCACTATGCCGCCGGCGAGCAGCAGGTGCTGCTGGAGTTGAATGGCTGGCGGGTGCGCCCGCTGATTTGCTACGACCTGCGCTTCCCGGTGTGGAGCCGCGATGCCGGCGGCACCGACCTGCTGCTGTACACCGCCAACTGGCCAGCGGCGCGGCGTCAGCACTGGAATCGCCTGCTACCGGCGCGGGCGATCGAGAACCTGTGTTACGTGGCGGCGGTCAATCGCATCGGCAGTGACGGCAATGGCCATCCCTACAGTGGCGACAGCCAGGTGCTGGACTTCCAGGGCGAGGCGCTGCTGGCGCCGGGCGAGACGGCTGGGGTGTTCCGTGTCCGCCTCAGTGCGGCCAACCTGGCGACCTATCGCGAACGTTTCCCCGCGCATCTGGATGCCGATGCTTTCAACCTGGGCGAACCCTGA
- a CDS encoding pyridoxal phosphate-dependent aminotransferase, with translation MLTSKLPHVGTTIFTRMSQLAAETGALNLSQGFPDFDGPQALRDAVGRHIAAGHNQYAAMTGLPALREQVAAKISRCYGRSVSAETEVIITPGATQAIFCAIQALIHPGDEVIVFDPSYDSYEPSVELAGGRCVHVPLALPDFAIDWQRLQDALSPRTRLIILNSPHNPSGALIARAELDRLAALIREHDIYLISDEVYEHLVFDGVSHASVLAHEELYQRAFVVSSFGKTYHVTGWKTGYVVAPPALTAELRKVHQYVSFCGVTPLQWALADFMSEHPEHVEELPAFYQSKRDLFCDLLASSRFRFRRTTGTYFQLVDYSAIRPDLDDVAMAEWLTREHGVAAIPVSVFYQQPPAELRLVRFCFAKREDTLRQAAEKLCAV, from the coding sequence ATGCTCACCAGCAAGTTGCCGCATGTCGGCACCACCATCTTCACCCGCATGTCCCAGCTCGCCGCGGAAACCGGCGCGCTCAACCTGTCCCAGGGCTTTCCCGACTTCGACGGGCCGCAGGCCCTGCGTGATGCCGTCGGCCGGCATATTGCCGCCGGCCACAACCAGTACGCGGCGATGACCGGCCTGCCGGCCCTGCGCGAGCAGGTGGCAGCGAAGATTTCCCGCTGCTACGGACGCAGCGTCAGTGCCGAGACGGAGGTGATCATCACCCCCGGTGCCACCCAGGCGATCTTCTGCGCGATCCAGGCGCTGATCCATCCCGGCGACGAGGTGATCGTCTTCGACCCCAGCTACGACAGCTACGAACCCTCGGTGGAGCTGGCCGGTGGGCGCTGCGTGCATGTGCCGCTGGCTCTCCCGGACTTCGCCATCGACTGGCAGCGCCTGCAGGATGCGCTGAGCCCGCGCACCCGCCTGATCATCCTCAACAGCCCGCATAACCCCAGCGGCGCGCTGATTGCCCGCGCCGAGCTGGATCGCCTGGCGGCATTGATCCGAGAACACGACATCTACCTGATCAGCGACGAGGTCTATGAGCACCTGGTATTCGACGGCGTATCGCACGCCAGCGTGCTGGCCCATGAGGAGCTGTACCAGCGTGCCTTCGTGGTCAGTTCGTTCGGCAAGACCTATCACGTCACCGGCTGGAAGACCGGCTACGTGGTGGCACCGCCGGCGCTGACTGCGGAACTGCGCAAGGTCCACCAGTACGTCAGTTTCTGCGGGGTGACCCCGCTGCAGTGGGCGCTGGCCGACTTCATGAGTGAGCATCCCGAACATGTCGAGGAGCTGCCGGCGTTCTACCAGAGCAAGCGCGATCTGTTCTGCGACCTGCTGGCGAGCTCGCGTTTTCGCTTCCGCCGCACCACCGGTACCTATTTCCAGCTGGTCGATTATTCGGCGATCCGCCCCGATCTGGACGACGTGGCCATGGCCGAATGGTTGACCCGCGAGCACGGCGTGGCGGCCATTCCGGTGTCGGTGTTCTACCAGCAGCCGCCGGCCGAACTGCGCCTGGTACGCTTCTGCTTCGCCAAGCGCGAAGACACCTTGCGCCAGGCCGCCGAGAAGCTCTGTGCGGTGTAG
- the der gene encoding ribosome biogenesis GTPase Der — translation MVPVIALVGRPNVGKSTLFNRLTRSRDAIVGDLSGLTRDRQYGEAKWEGRSYILVDTGGISGDEEGIDEKMAEQSLLAIEEADVVLFLVDARAGMTAGDQMIGEHLRKRNKRSYLVVNKIDNIDPDIARAEFSPMGLGEALPIAGAHGRGITQMLEAALGEFPQDAEEDALDEEVAEGEEAKRIPGPSEKDGIKIAIIGRPNVGKSTLVNRMLGEERVVVYDQPGTTRDSIYIPFERNDEKYTLIDTAGVRKRGKIHEEVEKFSVVKTLQAIKDANVVIFVMDAREGVVDHDLNLLGFAIESGRALVIALNKWDGMEPGERDYVKTELERRLFFVDYADIHFISALHGTGVGNLYKSVQASFKSAITRWPTNRLTQILEDAVREHQPPMVSGRRIKLRYAHLGGANPPLIVIHGNQVDAVPKSYSRYLENTFRRVLKLVGTPIRIEYKGGENPYEGKKNTLTDRQVNKKRRLMSHHKKAEKKRRDKK, via the coding sequence ATGGTTCCGGTAATCGCCCTGGTGGGCCGTCCCAATGTGGGCAAGTCGACCCTGTTCAACCGCCTGACCCGCAGCCGCGATGCCATCGTCGGTGACCTGTCGGGCCTGACCCGTGACCGCCAGTATGGCGAGGCCAAGTGGGAAGGTCGTAGCTACATCCTGGTCGACACCGGCGGCATCTCCGGCGACGAAGAGGGCATCGACGAGAAGATGGCCGAGCAGTCGCTGCTGGCCATCGAGGAAGCCGATGTGGTGCTGTTCCTGGTCGACGCCCGTGCCGGCATGACCGCTGGCGACCAGATGATCGGCGAGCACCTGCGCAAGCGCAACAAACGCAGCTACCTGGTGGTGAACAAGATCGACAACATCGATCCGGACATCGCCCGTGCCGAATTCAGCCCGATGGGCTTGGGCGAAGCCCTGCCGATCGCCGGCGCCCATGGCCGTGGCATCACCCAGATGCTTGAAGCGGCACTCGGTGAGTTCCCGCAAGACGCGGAAGAGGACGCCCTCGACGAAGAGGTTGCCGAAGGCGAGGAGGCCAAGCGCATCCCCGGCCCGAGCGAGAAGGATGGCATCAAGATCGCCATCATCGGCCGGCCTAACGTCGGCAAGTCGACCCTGGTCAACCGCATGCTCGGTGAAGAGCGCGTGGTGGTCTATGACCAGCCCGGTACCACCCGCGACAGTATCTACATCCCGTTCGAGCGCAATGACGAGAAGTACACGCTGATCGACACCGCCGGCGTGCGCAAGCGCGGCAAGATCCACGAGGAAGTGGAAAAGTTCTCGGTGGTGAAGACCCTCCAGGCGATCAAAGACGCCAACGTGGTGATCTTCGTCATGGATGCCCGCGAAGGGGTGGTCGACCACGACCTCAACCTGCTCGGCTTCGCCATCGAGTCCGGCCGGGCGCTGGTCATCGCGCTGAACAAGTGGGACGGCATGGAGCCGGGCGAGCGCGACTACGTGAAGACCGAGCTGGAGCGCCGGCTGTTCTTCGTCGACTATGCCGATATCCACTTCATCTCCGCCCTGCACGGCACTGGCGTGGGTAACCTCTACAAGTCGGTACAGGCCTCGTTCAAGTCGGCGATCACCCGCTGGCCGACCAACCGCCTGACGCAGATCCTCGAGGACGCGGTGCGCGAGCACCAGCCGCCGATGGTCAGTGGTCGGCGCATCAAGCTGCGCTATGCCCACCTCGGTGGTGCCAACCCGCCGCTGATCGTGATCCACGGCAACCAGGTCGATGCGGTGCCGAAGTCCTACTCGCGCTACCTGGAAAACACCTTCCGCCGCGTGCTCAAGCTGGTCGGTACGCCAATCCGTATCGAATACAAGGGTGGCGAGAACCCCTACGAGGGCAAGAAGAACACCCTCACCGACCGTCAGGTGAACAAGAAGCGTCGCCTGATGAGCCACCACAAGAAGGCCGAGAAGAAGCGGCGCGACAAGAAGTAA